One genomic window of Aquisalimonas sp. 2447 includes the following:
- a CDS encoding HDOD domain-containing protein, protein MTPDALVSRLDNLISLPDAYYRVETLIADPYATVNEISAALGGDPAMASRVLGVVNSAFYGFPSRIDSIPMAITILGSRSLRDLMLGMAVSRAFRGINTDLVDVERFWEHSIYCGLMARALGRESGRRETERLFLAGLFHDLGKLVIYQVAPREAEAVLQHYGAQDKPLQEVERQHLGCDHAQVGRELLQRWNLPTLLQEAAGCHHEPDTAREYPESVALVHVANVLAGRVEPGERVHAGDQRDQAIHPATSDHMPADEQTLERLRLTVDLETVELYELLFAEP, encoded by the coding sequence ATGACACCCGACGCCCTGGTCAGTCGACTGGACAACCTGATTTCCCTGCCGGATGCGTACTACCGGGTGGAAACCCTGATTGCCGACCCATATGCCACGGTCAACGAAATCAGCGCGGCCCTCGGCGGTGATCCGGCCATGGCCAGTCGCGTCCTCGGGGTGGTCAACAGTGCCTTTTACGGCTTTCCCAGCCGGATCGATTCCATTCCCATGGCAATCACCATTCTGGGCTCCCGCAGCCTCCGGGATCTGATGCTGGGCATGGCGGTCTCCCGCGCTTTCCGGGGCATCAACACCGATTTGGTGGACGTGGAGCGTTTCTGGGAACACTCCATCTACTGCGGCCTCATGGCCCGTGCACTGGGTCGCGAAAGCGGTCGGCGGGAGACGGAGCGACTGTTCCTCGCCGGGCTGTTTCACGATCTGGGCAAGCTGGTGATCTACCAGGTGGCCCCGCGGGAAGCCGAAGCGGTACTTCAGCACTACGGCGCGCAGGACAAGCCGCTACAGGAGGTGGAGCGCCAGCATCTGGGCTGTGATCACGCCCAGGTGGGGCGGGAACTGCTGCAACGATGGAACCTGCCCACACTGCTGCAGGAAGCCGCCGGCTGCCATCATGAACCGGATACGGCAAGGGAATATCCGGAGTCGGTGGCGCTGGTCCACGTCGCCAACGTGCTTGCCGGCCGCGTGGAACCGGGAGAGCGCGTGCACGCCGGGGATCAGCGCGACCAGGCCATCCACCCCGCCACCAGCGACCACATGCCCGCCGATGAGCAGACACTGGAACGCCTGCGGCTCACGGTGGACCTGGAAACGGTGGAGCTCTACGAACTGCTGTTCGCCGAACCCTGA
- the purD gene encoding phosphoribosylamine--glycine ligase, whose amino-acid sequence MNVLIVGGGGREHALAWAALRSPRVEKVYVAPGNAGTADEPGCMNVQVGAEDVPALVALARDYAIDLTIVGPEAPLVVGIVDAFRSAGLRCFGPTMAAAQLEGSKAFSKDFLARHGIPTAAYATFTDTTEAYHYITERGAPLVVKADGLAAGKGVVVAQTVDEALAAVDSMLEANAFGDAGARVVVEDFLEGEEASFIVMVDGEHVLPLASSQDHKPRDEGDTGPNTGGMGAYSPAPVLTAAVHDRVMREIIEPTVRGMAADGNPYQGFLYAGLMITPDGAARVLEFNCRLGDPEAQPLLMRLQSDLTELCDAAIDGRLDTVTAQWTGQAALGVVLAAGGYPGSYRKGDVIRGLPEHEGTDRKLFHAGTARDETGNVVTGGGRVLCACALGDTVAEARNNAYALAESIHWDDVYFRRDIGYRAIGRD is encoded by the coding sequence ATGAACGTACTCATCGTCGGCGGCGGTGGCCGCGAGCATGCCCTGGCCTGGGCGGCGCTGCGCTCGCCCCGGGTGGAAAAGGTCTACGTCGCCCCGGGCAACGCCGGGACGGCGGACGAGCCCGGTTGCATGAACGTCCAGGTGGGGGCGGAGGACGTCCCCGCCCTGGTGGCCCTGGCGCGGGACTACGCCATCGATCTCACTATCGTCGGCCCCGAGGCGCCCCTGGTAGTGGGCATCGTGGATGCCTTCCGCAGCGCCGGTCTGCGCTGTTTCGGGCCCACCATGGCGGCGGCGCAGCTGGAGGGCTCCAAGGCGTTCAGCAAGGACTTCCTGGCCCGTCACGGCATTCCCACCGCCGCGTACGCCACCTTCACCGACACCACCGAGGCGTATCACTACATCACTGAGCGCGGTGCGCCACTGGTGGTGAAGGCCGACGGGCTGGCTGCCGGCAAGGGCGTGGTTGTGGCGCAAACGGTGGACGAGGCCCTGGCTGCGGTGGACAGCATGCTGGAGGCCAACGCCTTCGGCGACGCGGGTGCCCGGGTGGTGGTGGAGGACTTCCTCGAGGGCGAGGAGGCGAGCTTCATCGTCATGGTGGACGGCGAGCACGTGCTTCCCCTGGCCAGTTCCCAGGATCACAAACCCCGGGACGAGGGCGACACCGGCCCCAATACCGGCGGCATGGGTGCCTACTCGCCGGCGCCGGTGCTGACCGCAGCGGTGCATGACCGGGTCATGCGCGAGATCATCGAGCCCACGGTGCGCGGCATGGCCGCCGACGGGAATCCCTACCAGGGGTTTCTCTACGCCGGTTTGATGATTACCCCGGACGGTGCCGCCCGGGTGCTGGAGTTCAACTGCCGGTTGGGCGATCCGGAGGCCCAGCCACTGTTGATGCGACTGCAGTCCGACCTCACGGAGCTTTGTGACGCCGCCATTGACGGCCGTCTGGATACCGTCACCGCCCAATGGACCGGACAGGCAGCCCTGGGTGTGGTCCTGGCCGCCGGGGGCTATCCCGGCAGTTATCGCAAGGGCGACGTGATCCGCGGGCTGCCGGAGCATGAGGGTACCGATCGCAAGCTCTTCCACGCCGGCACTGCCCGGGACGAGACGGGCAACGTGGTCACCGGTGGCGGCCGGGTGCTGTGCGCCTGCGCTCTGGGGGACACTGTGGCCGAGGCCCGGAACAATGCCTATGCCCTGGCGGAGTCCATTCACTGGGATGACGTCTACTTCCGCCGGGATATCGGTTACCGCGCCATCGGCAGGGACTGA
- the purH gene encoding bifunctional phosphoribosylaminoimidazolecarboxamide formyltransferase/IMP cyclohydrolase — translation MTATAALRPVRRALISVSDKTGIEDFARALADRGVALISTGGTARALREAGLPVQDVADITGFPEIMAGRVKTLHPLVHGGLLGRRGTDDDVMAEQGIAPIDLLVVNLYPFEQTVATPDCTFADAVENIDIGGPAMVRAAAKNHDGVAVVTNPADYGRVLQRLEQQDGLDFPLRLELATRAFEHTAAYDGAIASYLGRLNASQQPEGYPETLNLQFRRVQGMRYGENPHQSAAFYREASPAEPCIATARQLQGKELSFNNVADTDAALECVKRLQRPGCVIVKHANPCGVAEADDLAVAYDHAFACDPTSAFGGIIAFNRTLDAGTARAIVDRQFVEVIIAPEVADGVPEIVAARKNVRLLVTGQWSAQRHAQQDYKRVAGGLLVQDSDIASVPDGDLRVVTRVSPDAATLRDLRFVWEVVRFVKSNAIVYGRDGRTIGIGAGQMSRVWSARLARDKALDAGLEVAGAVMASDAFFPFRDGIDQAAEAGIRAVIQPGGSVRDDEVIAAADEHGMAMVFTGMRHFRH, via the coding sequence ATGACTGCTACCGCAGCCCTGCGTCCCGTGCGTCGTGCACTCATCAGCGTCTCCGACAAGACCGGTATCGAAGACTTCGCCCGCGCCCTGGCTGACCGTGGCGTGGCCCTGATCTCCACGGGCGGCACCGCCCGCGCCCTGCGCGAGGCCGGCCTGCCGGTGCAGGATGTTGCCGACATCACCGGCTTTCCCGAGATCATGGCGGGCCGCGTAAAGACACTGCACCCGTTGGTCCACGGCGGGCTGCTGGGGCGGCGCGGCACCGATGACGACGTCATGGCCGAGCAGGGGATTGCGCCCATCGATCTGCTGGTGGTGAATCTGTACCCCTTCGAGCAGACCGTGGCGACGCCGGACTGCACCTTCGCCGACGCGGTGGAGAATATCGACATCGGCGGGCCGGCCATGGTGCGCGCGGCGGCCAAGAACCACGACGGTGTGGCCGTGGTGACCAATCCGGCGGACTATGGACGCGTACTGCAGCGCCTGGAGCAGCAGGACGGTCTGGATTTCCCCCTGCGCCTGGAGCTGGCCACCCGCGCCTTCGAGCACACGGCCGCCTACGACGGTGCCATTGCATCGTACCTGGGCCGGTTGAACGCGTCGCAGCAGCCCGAGGGCTACCCGGAGACGCTCAATCTGCAGTTCCGCCGGGTCCAGGGCATGCGCTACGGCGAGAACCCCCACCAGAGTGCCGCCTTCTACCGTGAGGCCAGCCCTGCGGAGCCGTGTATTGCCACCGCCCGCCAGCTCCAGGGCAAGGAACTGTCGTTCAACAATGTCGCCGATACCGACGCCGCGCTGGAGTGTGTCAAGCGCCTGCAGCGCCCCGGCTGCGTCATCGTCAAGCACGCCAACCCCTGTGGGGTCGCGGAGGCGGACGATCTTGCGGTTGCCTACGATCACGCCTTCGCCTGCGACCCCACCTCGGCCTTTGGCGGCATCATCGCCTTCAACCGCACTCTGGATGCCGGCACTGCCCGTGCCATTGTCGACCGCCAGTTCGTGGAGGTGATCATCGCCCCGGAGGTGGCCGACGGCGTGCCGGAGATTGTTGCGGCGCGGAAGAACGTGCGTCTGCTGGTCACTGGCCAGTGGTCCGCGCAGCGCCATGCCCAGCAGGATTACAAGCGCGTCGCCGGCGGGCTGCTGGTGCAGGACAGTGATATCGCCAGCGTCCCCGACGGCGATCTGCGGGTGGTGACCCGGGTGAGCCCGGACGCGGCCACCCTGCGGGACCTGCGCTTCGTCTGGGAGGTGGTGCGTTTCGTCAAGTCCAATGCCATTGTCTATGGCCGCGATGGCCGTACCATCGGTATCGGCGCCGGCCAGATGTCACGGGTGTGGAGCGCCCGGCTGGCGCGGGACAAGGCGCTGGATGCGGGGCTCGAGGTGGCGGGCGCAGTGATGGCCTCCGACGCCTTCTTCCCGTTCCGTGACGGCATCGATCAGGCCGCGGAGGCGGGTATCCGGGCAGTCATCCAGCCCGGCGGTTCGGTGCGCGATGACGAGGTGATCGCCGCCGCGGACGAACATGGCATGGCGATGGTGTTCACCGGCATGCGGCATTTCCGGCACTGA